From Kineosporia succinea, the proteins below share one genomic window:
- a CDS encoding adenosylcobinamide-GDP ribazoletransferase: MPDPTPDPTDNGTPPPSSTIDALRLAFGTLTAFPVPAPTTVAPPVPGRAMALAPLAGIVPGLAGWVIAFAAIRLGVTSLVVSVLVVAVFALGTRALHLDGLADTADGFTASYDRAKALDVMRRGDSGPAGVVMVVIVLMLQVTALNQVLVTARLDTEDGWLGDLAAAFVVVTVTVTARIAIPVICRSGVRPARPEGLGALVAGSVATPLLVSSVVAAALFTAVAGRAAGLAWYAGPVAVAATVVATEVLVQRATRRLGGITGDIIGAGVEIGAAVTLLALIAAS; this comes from the coding sequence ATGCCCGACCCGACGCCCGACCCGACAGACAACGGGACGCCACCCCCGTCGTCCACCATCGACGCCCTGAGACTGGCGTTCGGCACCCTGACCGCCTTCCCGGTGCCCGCGCCCACCACCGTGGCACCCCCGGTGCCCGGCCGGGCCATGGCGCTCGCGCCGCTGGCCGGGATCGTGCCCGGCCTGGCCGGGTGGGTGATCGCGTTCGCCGCGATCCGGCTGGGCGTCACCTCGCTCGTGGTCTCGGTGCTCGTGGTGGCGGTGTTCGCGCTGGGCACCCGGGCCCTGCACCTCGACGGGCTGGCCGACACCGCCGACGGATTCACCGCCAGCTACGACCGGGCCAAGGCACTGGACGTCATGCGTCGCGGCGACAGCGGGCCGGCCGGCGTGGTGATGGTCGTCATCGTGCTGATGCTGCAGGTCACGGCCCTGAATCAGGTGCTCGTGACGGCCCGGCTGGACACCGAGGACGGCTGGCTCGGCGACCTGGCCGCCGCCTTCGTGGTGGTCACGGTGACGGTGACGGCCCGGATCGCGATCCCGGTGATCTGCCGCTCGGGCGTGCGCCCGGCCCGGCCCGAAGGACTCGGCGCGCTCGTCGCCGGATCGGTCGCGACGCCGCTGCTGGTCTCGTCGGTGGTGGCGGCCGCCCTGTTCACCGCGGTCGCCGGACGCGCCGCCGGACTGGCCTGGTACGCCGGGCCGGTCGCGGTCGCCGCCACCGTCGTCGCCACCGAGGTCCTCGTGCAGCGGGCGACCCGTCGGCTGGGCGGGATCACCGGCGACATCATCGGGGCGGGCGTCGAGATCGGCGCGGCCGTGACCCTGCTCGCCCTGATCGCCGCGTCCTGA
- a CDS encoding nicotinate-nucleotide--dimethylbenzimidazole phosphoribosyltransferase, which translates to MQEEQLGRIAALVTTPDGSSGGMRARPRGGVPTPGGDRLDELARWWAGLSTDGGARQLPQRVEHFWLPHAGVAGPVRSQVVLHRFTAPRGEAADALDWGVATADDAVDDGTDLILLSIPVTDDDVAWQVAAAQVLGLDAVEAMGWPTPGVSDRAWIERVARIRDGLKVVRGNRKDPYRLLHLLDHRELLAGTGLLLQAAARRTPTIIDGPVATTCALLAARLAPASRSWWLAADSGRAAITRRMLEELRLTAVTDLGLDDGDGTGARFTLQLLETAILRADERGDAEDTPEPTAAEIDEPGAETHDGVSDQPHGEPGNQTHDQTHDQAHDTAHDTDPAQAQSSDDATPGADDRPHGLTEPR; encoded by the coding sequence GTGCAGGAGGAACAACTCGGCCGGATCGCGGCCCTCGTCACCACGCCGGACGGATCCTCGGGCGGCATGCGTGCCCGGCCCCGTGGAGGTGTACCGACCCCCGGCGGCGACCGGCTCGACGAGCTGGCCCGGTGGTGGGCCGGGCTGTCCACCGACGGCGGGGCCCGGCAGCTGCCGCAGCGCGTCGAGCACTTCTGGCTCCCGCACGCCGGGGTCGCCGGGCCGGTGCGCTCGCAGGTGGTGCTGCACCGCTTCACCGCCCCGCGCGGTGAAGCGGCCGACGCCCTCGACTGGGGCGTGGCCACCGCCGACGACGCGGTCGACGACGGCACCGACCTGATCCTGCTCAGCATCCCGGTCACCGACGACGACGTGGCCTGGCAGGTCGCGGCGGCGCAGGTGCTCGGGCTGGACGCCGTCGAGGCGATGGGCTGGCCCACGCCCGGTGTCAGCGACCGCGCCTGGATCGAGCGGGTCGCCCGCATCCGCGACGGCCTGAAGGTGGTGCGCGGCAACCGGAAAGACCCCTACCGCCTGCTGCACCTCCTCGACCACCGCGAACTGCTGGCCGGCACCGGTCTGCTGCTGCAGGCCGCGGCGCGGCGTACGCCGACGATCATCGACGGTCCGGTCGCCACCACCTGCGCCCTGCTCGCCGCCCGCCTGGCCCCGGCCTCGCGCAGCTGGTGGCTCGCCGCCGACTCTGGCCGGGCCGCGATCACCCGCCGCATGCTCGAGGAACTGCGCCTGACCGCCGTCACCGACCTGGGCCTCGACGACGGCGACGGCACCGGCGCCCGCTTCACCCTGCAACTGCTCGAGACCGCCATTCTTCGCGCCGACGAGCGCGGCGACGCCGAGGACACCCCGGAACCGACCGCCGCCGAGATCGACGAGCCCGGGGCCGAGACCCACGACGGCGTTTCCGACCAGCCCCACGGCGAGCCCGGCAACCAGACCCACGACCAGACCCACGACCAGGCCCACGACACGGCCCACGACACGGACCCCGCGCAGGCCCAGTCCTCCGACGACGCGACGCCCGGAGCCGACGACCGACCGCACGGCCTCACCGAGCCCCGCTGA
- the gcvT gene encoding glycine cleavage system aminomethyltransferase GcvT, with protein MAEASTGEGTALRRTPLHDRHGALGAKLADFGGWEMPIEYADSGVLREHEAVRERVGVFDVSHLGKIEIRGAGALAFVNDRLTNDLHRIGPGQAQYTLCCDPETGGVVDDLIAYVRSDDDVLLVPNAANCAEVASRLAAEAPEGLDVSDRHDGYGVIAVQGPKADETLAALGLPAGHEYMSFVDVIWQGLPLIVCRTGYTGERGYELLPAWEVTPALWDRLIEAAAEWDGLPCGLGARDTLRTEMGYALHGHELTPEITPVQARVGWAVGWRKPAFWGREVLLAEKAAGPRVRAQGLVALGRGVPRAGMDVLDASGTVIGRTTSGTFSPTLKQGVALGLLDPSVEEGAEVSVSVRGRALPCRVVRPPFVGVSPA; from the coding sequence ATGGCCGAGGCTTCGACGGGGGAGGGGACGGCCCTGCGTCGCACCCCGCTGCACGACCGGCACGGCGCCCTGGGCGCGAAACTGGCCGACTTCGGCGGCTGGGAGATGCCCATCGAGTACGCCGACAGCGGCGTGCTGAGGGAGCACGAGGCCGTGCGCGAGCGGGTCGGCGTGTTCGACGTGAGCCACCTGGGCAAGATCGAGATCCGGGGGGCCGGAGCGCTCGCCTTCGTCAACGACCGTCTCACGAACGACCTGCACCGCATCGGGCCCGGTCAGGCGCAGTACACGCTGTGCTGTGACCCGGAAACCGGTGGCGTGGTCGACGATCTCATCGCCTACGTGCGCTCCGACGACGACGTGCTGCTGGTACCGAACGCGGCCAATTGCGCCGAGGTGGCGTCCCGTCTGGCGGCCGAGGCGCCTGAAGGTCTGGACGTCAGTGACCGGCACGACGGCTACGGCGTGATCGCGGTGCAGGGCCCGAAGGCCGACGAGACCCTCGCCGCCCTGGGTCTTCCCGCCGGTCACGAGTACATGAGCTTCGTCGACGTGATCTGGCAGGGGCTGCCGCTCATCGTCTGCCGCACCGGGTACACCGGTGAGCGGGGCTACGAGCTGCTGCCCGCCTGGGAGGTCACGCCCGCGCTCTGGGACCGGCTGATCGAGGCCGCCGCCGAGTGGGACGGTCTGCCCTGCGGTCTGGGCGCCCGTGACACGTTGCGCACCGAGATGGGTTACGCGCTGCACGGTCACGAGCTGACGCCGGAGATCACGCCGGTGCAGGCGCGGGTGGGCTGGGCGGTCGGGTGGAGGAAGCCGGCCTTCTGGGGACGCGAGGTGCTGCTCGCCGAGAAGGCCGCCGGTCCGCGCGTGCGGGCTCAGGGGCTGGTGGCGCTCGGTCGCGGAGTGCCCCGCGCCGGCATGGACGTGCTCGACGCCTCCGGCACGGTGATCGGGCGGACGACGTCCGGCACCTTCTCGCCGACCCTCAAACAGGGCGTCGCGCTGGGGTTGCTCGACCCGTCGGTCGAGGAGGGCGCCGAGGTTTCCGTGTCCGTTCGGGGACGCGCGTTGCCCTGCCGGGTGGTCAGGCCACCTTTCGTGGGTGTCTCACCCGCTTGA